The genomic stretch AAAAATGATATTCGCCAGTGCTTCTTCTTCAATCTGCGTCAGCCATTCTGCTGCGGTCGGACCTTGCGAGTTGTCCATACGCATATCCAGCGGGCCATCTTTCATAAAACTAAAACCACGTTCAGCCTGATCCAGCTGCGGTGAAGAAACACCTAAGTCAGCCATCACCCCATCGACCTGTTCAATGCCCACTTCAGCCAAGGCATCTTTCAGATCAGCAAAGCTGGCATGAATAATTTTGAAACGTGAATCTTCTTGTTCGAGTTCAGCTGCTACAGCCAGTGCTTGTGGATCTTTATCAAAGGCATAGACGCGTGCATTTTCATCTAATTTGGACAGCAATAAACGCGTATGTCCACCACGGCCAAAGGTCCCATCCACATAAGTTCCCGTATTGCGACCCGCCAACAAGGCATCAATCGTTTCGTGAAGTAATACAGAAATATGTGACATAAAAACTCAATCAATAGGGGGAAAAATTTAACTGCACATTATCACCCTGTTTAGGCAAAGCTCCAAACGACTTTTTGTAGATAAATATTACTTTCCATAGAGAAAACCGTTTTAGCATTTTTCTCATACAAAAAAGCCTCCAGTTTTGGAGGCTTTTTTCAATCTAGATAACTTCGCAGATCAATTAACGTTTGCTGTTATAAATCTGGTCGAAAATTGCACCATTCACAAAATGGGTTTTCTGTGCATTGGCCCAACCACCAAAGACTTCATCAATGGTAAAGGTTTTGATTTTAGGGAACTGTGCCGAATATTTCGCTAATACTTTTTCATTACGTGGACGATAGAAATGTTTAGCTGCCATTTCCTGACCCAATGGTGAATACAGGTAATTGATATAACCTGTTGCTAACCATTTATTGCCATTTTTCTCTACCGTACGATCCACAATCGCCACTGACGGTTCAGTCAAAATCGTAATTGATGGATAAACGATATCAAACTTGTTTTTACCCAAGGTTTTTTGCGTTACTAAAGCTTCATTTTCCCAAGTCAGCAATACATCGCCAATCCCACGCTCGGCAAAGGTGGTCATTGAAGCACGTGCAGCAGAATCCATCACTTTCACGTTCTTATAAAGTTTGCCGACAAAGTCCTGTGCTTTGGCTTTATTACCGCCTGGCTGTTTCTCGGCATAACCCCATGCAGACAGATACACCCAACGCGGCAAACCACCCGTTTTCGGGTTAGGCGTAATAATTTGCACGCCTGGTTTGGTTAAGTCATTCCAGTCCTTGATGCCTTTCGGATTGCCTTTACGTACCATGAATACGATCGTCGAGGTATAAGGTGCCGAGTTGTGTGGGAATTCCTTTTGCCAGCCCGGCTGAATCTGACCAGATTTCACAATTTCTTCGATGTCATTGGCCAGCGCCAAAGTCACCACATCACCTTTCAGACCATCGACCACAGAACGTGCTTGTTTGCCCGAACCGCCATGTGACTGCTTGAAATTCACATCCAGACCGGTGCGGTTTTTCCAGTAAGCGCCAAATGATTTGTTAAATTCATCATAGAACTCACGCGTAGCATCATAGGATACATTCAGAAACTGACGGTCTGCTGCTTGTGAAGCAGTCGCGGTCATGCCTAAACCAGTCGCCAATAAGGCAGCACTAAATAACGATTTTAATTGAATTTTCATGGCAGCACAGAGTTTATCTTCATTAGATATAACTATATGAAATAAAATCATTTATCGCAATTCACCCTACAACATCACAACACGATAAAATGAAAGGTTTTTCTGCATTAATATTTTGTTTTTAAAAGAAAAATACTATTTATTATTCTACTTATATCTAATATATAGAATTTTATGCATTAGATATAAAGAATATGGATAACACTTTAGCCATTTTCTTTATTATATTTAGACGACCGCTTACTTATCTTTTTTCATTGTAAATCTGGTCATAAATCGCCCCATTCACAAAATGTGTTTTTTGCGCTTTGGCCCAACCACCAAAGACTTTATCAATAGTAAAGGTCTGGATTTTCGGGAACTGAGCCGAATATTTGTTAGCGACTTTGGCATCCCGCGGACGGAAGAAATATTTCGCAGCAAGCTCCTGCCCTTTCGGTGAATATAAATAGTTCAAATAGCCTTTTGCCAGATGGGTATTACCATTTTTATTCACGTTCTTATCGACAATCGCTACCGATGGCTCGGCCAGAATTGAAATGGATGGATAGACGATATCGTACTTATCTTTACCCAGACCTTGGGTCGCCAGCAAGGCTTCATTTTCCCAGGATAAAAGCACATCACCAATACCGCGCTCGGCAAACGTCGTCAGTGAACCACGCGCACCGGAGTCGAGTACTTTGACATTTTGATAAAGTTTTTTCACCAGCTCTCTGGCTTTCGCATCATTACCGCCCGGTTGTTTCAGTGCATAACCCCAAGCAGACAGGTAGATCCAACGAGGTGCACCACCGGTTTTCGGGTTTGGGGTAATAATGTCCACACCCGCTTTGGTCAGATCATTCCAGTCTTTGATTTGCTTTGGATTCCCTTTACGCACCAAGAATACAATCGTAGACGTATAAGGTGCCGAATTACTCGGAAACTCTTTTTGCCAGCCTTTCGCGATTAAACCTGCATTGACGATTTCTTCGATATCATTGGCCAAAGCCAAAGTCACCACATCGGCCTGCAAACCATCGACCACTGAACGCGCCTGCTTGCCTGAGCCACCATGCGACTGTTTAAAATTAACCGTTTGTCCGGTTTTCTGCTTCCAAAATTTGCCAAATTCTTCATTATATTCCTGATAAAATTCACGGGTCGGGTCATAAGAGACATTCAGGAAATCTTTGGCAATGGAATTCTGTACTGCTGTTCCCACTAAAATTGTCAAGATTGCGGATGCTATTATTTTTTTCATTTGATGTAACTCATTGTTTATATGACCTGCACTATACAAATCAAAAATAAACATAACAATCATATATTTATAACAATATCTACAATCTATTTCTGATTTTGAGATATCTTCTAACAATTAAATCCGGATACATATTCTGCTAGAAAAGTAATCTTCTGCTACAATATAAGACAGTTCTTCACGTTCTCTTCACAGTTGTCTGTTAAAAATAGGCCACCAAAACAGGAAATTACGATTTTTGGTAATTTTCCACAGAGTTATATTATTTCTTTTGTAAAAAATGTGACTTGGTTCTACTTCTTTATGATCAACTGTGATTAAATTGTAGACAGAGTATTAAAAAAACATTTTTAACAAAATAAAACCAACCAGAAGTAAGGAGGAAGTTTGGATATGAAATTTACATTATTCACAGCCAGCATCCTAAGCCTGATTATGTTGTTCTCGATTCAACTCGGTCATGCCGTTGTTGTGAAGACAGATTTGCCGAAGCCTACAGTAAGCACTGTTGAAAGCAAGACTTCGCCGATTGAAAAAGCGATTCAGCAACAAAAAACTGAAAAAACACTTCAAACAGAAGATAATCTAAAAGTCTTGACTGCATTTAAAGTCGCACCTTCGCAAAATTTCTTTGCAGAACAGAATTACCGCTTCACCCGCTTTGTCCAAAGTATTTTTTCGAGCGCTCATTCTTAATCAGCCTCAACAGCGCTGAATATTCCCGGATTTAAAAGCCACATCATTCAATGTTGAATAAAGCATTAAGTGATGTGGCTTTTTCGCTATAATAGCTGCAATTTTATATCTAAGATTAGATCCGGCTATGACTGTTCGTACTCGTATTGCACCTTCTCCTACTGGTTTTCCGCATGTAGGTACTGCCTATATCGCCTTGTTTAACTTATGTTTTGCTAAACAGCATGGCGGTGAATTCATTCTTCGTATTGAAGATACTGACCAACTGCGCTCAACGCCTGAATCTGAAAAAATGATCCTGGATTCATTGCGCTGGTTGGGTCTGAACTGGTCTGAAGGTCCTGATGTCGGTGGCCCGCATGCGCCGTACCGCCAGTCAGAACGTATGGATATCTATAAAAATTATGCCTTGGAACTGGTAGAGAAAGGTCATGCCTTCTACTGTTTCGCAACTGCAGAAGAACTGGATCAAATGCGTGCAGAACAGCAGGCACGTGGAGAGTCGCCACGTTATGATGGTCGTGGTCTAAATCTTTCTGAAGAAGAAGTGGAGCGTCGTTTGGCCGCTGGTGAACCACATGTGATTCGCATGAAAGTACCGACTGAAGGCGTATGTAAATTCAATGACATGCTGCGTGGCGAAGTGGAAATTCCATGGGCGCAAGTAGACATGCAAATCCTGCTGAAAACCGATGGCCTACCAACCTACCACTTGGCTAACGTAGTAGATGATCATTTGATGCAAATCACCCACGTAATTCGTGGTGAAGAATGGATTCCATCTGCGCCGAAACATCAGTTGCTGTATCAATATTTTGGTTGGGAAATGCCGATACTATGCCACATGCCACTGCTGCGTAACCCGGATAAATCTAAGCTGTCTAAACGTAAAAACCCGACCTCAATTAACTATTACAGAGACATCGGTGTACTGCCTGAAGCCTTGTTGAACTACTTGGGTCGTATGGGCTGGTCAATGCCAGATGAAAGTGAAAAATTCACTTTGGCTGAAATGATTGAGCATTTTGATATCAAACGTGTATCCCTCGGTGGTCCGATCTTTGATGTTGAGAAATTGAACTGGTTAAATGGTCAATGGATCAAGGCACTCAGCCCGGCTGAACTTCTAGACACCTTATTGGCCTGGAAAGCAGATCGTGCCAAATTAGAAGAAATTGCAGCTGCGATTCAACCGCGTATTAACCTGCTGTCTGAAGCTGTGAACTGGTCTGCACATTATTTCAACCATTTCCCGACCCTGTCTAAAGAACAGTTTGAAAGCAAGAAACTGTCGGATGAACAGGTACGTCAAAGTCTTCAATTCGCAATTTGGCGTTTAGAAAGCCTGTTTACTTGGAATAACGACACGGTGAGCCAGACCTTGATGGACTTGGCGACACAGATGGAAATCAAGTTACGTGATTTCATGCCTGCGTTCTTTATTGCGATCGCCGGTTCGACTGCGTCTACACCCGTGATGCAAACGATGGTGACCATTGGTCCTGATTTAACCTTTGCACGTTTACGTCATGCGCTGGAAATTGTCGGTGGTCCAAGCAAAAAAGAGCTGAAAGTCTGGGAAAAACTCAATGAAAGCTTAAAGTTGCCGAAAAATGAAGCAGTTGATCAAGCTTAATTAATTTTTGTGTTGACGTGTGAGCGCGATATCCCTAATATAGCGCTCACACAGACTGGGGTCATAGCTCAGTTGGTAGAGCGCTACAATGGCATTGTAGAGGTCAGGAGTTCGATCCTCCTTGACTCCACCAAATCAAGTCTTGCTTTAGCTGTGTTATTTGCCTCAATTGTCCCTATCGTCTAGAGGCCTAGGACATCGCCCTTTCACGGCGGTAACCGGGGTTCGAATCCCCGTAGGGACGCCATATTCAAGATGACCATAATATATTATGGTCATCTTATAAAAAACCCAAGCATTACGACTTGGGTTTTTTATTGCCTGTATATTTTATGTTGGGCAATATTTCGGTTTCTTCGCATCTTCCGATAAAATAATCAGTAATTTAGAATTTTGGAGTTGTAATGCAATATCGTTGCCCTAAGTGTCAAAGCCCGAAAATCATGCCGGTGGCCCAGCCAGGTCAAGCAGCTCCACGTCCCGTGGTTCCTAAAAGCCTAATGTTTCTGGTACCCGCCCTATTCCTGCTGTTATTGCTGGTGATTATTAGCATTGCGATGTGGATTTTTGGCGATGGTGCAGGTACGACTTTACAGACAGCAACTGTGATCGTTTTTATTCTTTCTTTGATCGCAGGCTTTATGTTCTATAAGGACTTACCTGATTTTAAAATTTCAATGCAGGCATTCATGCAAACACAAAAGAAATGGAAATGCCGTGAATGTAACCATGAGTGGGAAATCTAATTTACCCTCCACCATATAATAAACATAAAAAAAACCAGTCCTGAGGCTGGTTTTTTATTTACAAAAGTCGGAGATGATTAAACACCGATTTTGCGATATTTTTGACGCTTCGCGACAAGATCATCACCATCACGCTTACGGCGATATTCTTCGAATTCAGCATAGTTACCGGTGAAGAATTCAGGTGTTTCACCTTCAAATGACAAGATGTGCGTTGCAATACGGTCCAGGAACCAACGGTCATGCGAGATCACCATCACAGTACCTGGGAATACCAAAATGGCATCCTCAAGTGCACGCAAGGTTTCGATGTCCAAGTCGTTCGATGGTTCATCCAGCAAAATCACGTTTGCGCCCATTTGCAGGATTTTCGCAAGTTGTAAACGGTTACGCTCACCACCTGATAATTGACCTACACGCTTTTGCTGATCCTGACCTTTAAAGTTAAAGCGACCGATATACGCACGAGATGCAATTTCGTAATCACCAATCTTCAAGATATCTAAACCGCCAGAAACTTCTTCCCAAACGGTTTTGTTGTTATCTAAGGTGTCACGGATCTGACCGACATAAGCCACTTTAACCGATTCACCCAGCGTTACCGTACCGGTATCTGGTTGCTGTTCGCCAGTCATCATACGGAATAGCGTGGTTTTACCCGCACCGTTCTCACCCACGATACCCACAATTGCAGCAGGTGGTACTGTGAACGTTAAATCTTTGTACAGTAAGCGATCACCAAACGATTTACTGATGCCTTCAACTTCTACAACCTTGTTGCCCAGACGTGGGCCAGGTGGAATGTAGATTTCAGAAGTTTCGTTACGTTGCTGGAATTCGCGCGAGTTAAGCTCTTCAAAACGCTCCATACGCGCTTTGTTTTTCTTTTGCTGACCTTTGGCATTAGAACGAACCCATTCAAGTTCTTTTTTCAATGCTTTAGCAAAAGATTCTTCCTGCTTGTTCTCTTGCTCTAAACGGGCATTTTTCTGCTCAAGCCAAGAAGAGTAGTTACCTTGATACGGAATGCCCATACCACGGTCAAGCTCCAGAATCCATTCAGCAACGTTATCCAAGAAGTAACGGTCATGCGTAATAGCGACGATGGTACCCGGGAAGTCTTTCAAGAAACGTTCCAACCAAGATACAGATGAAGCATCTAAATGGTTCGTTGGTTCGTCTAGAAGTAACATATCTGGTTTAGACAGAAGTAATCGGCACAGCGCCACACGACGACGTTCACCACCTGAAAGCTTAGATACATCTGCATCCCAAGCAGGCAAGTTCAATGCTGCAGCTGCTTGATCCATCTGGTTCGCAAGGTTATGCGCATCCCAAGTCTGGATAATCGCTTCAAGCTTCTCTTGCTCTTTCGCAAGTGCATCAAAATCCGCATCTTCTGCTGCATATTCAGCAAAGACTTCATCCAGACGTGCCAAGGCATCAAGCGGTTCACGTAAACCATCTTCGACGTTACCACGAACGTCTTTAGTTTCATCTAAAGGTGGTTCTTGCTCAAGATAACCGATTTTTGTACCCGGCTGTGCACGCGCTTCACCAGAGAAATCTTTATCTACGCCCGCCATAATACGAAGCAAGGTAGATTTACCTGCACCGTTTAAACCAAGCACACCAATTTTAGCGCCTGGGAAAAATGATAAGGAGATGTCTTTCAGGATTTCGCGCTTAGGCGGAACCATCTTCGACACTCGGTTCATCGTGTAAATATATTGGGCCACGTAGGACTCCTCAACTGAAAAACCAAATGGGGTTAAAACAACCACCCCAGCTCAAAAATGAGCGAAAAAATAATCGGCTATTATACGCAGAAAGCTGCGAAAACATAAGCCATTGCCATGAACTTCAATGCATTGTTACAAGTTTATTGATGATGTTTTTTTAAACAGTTGTTTTCAGTAAAATAAACGACTCAAATCCAGGTCGATATATGAATATTTCATATATTTATTTCAATAAAATTGCACTTTTACTCATATGTGAAAATGCTACACTCAAGCCATAAACTTAAACAAGAAGATCAAACAGAATGAGTTATAAAGCAGAAACCCTTGCGATTCATGCAGGTTATACCCCAGAAGCAACCACCAAAGCTGTTGCAGTGCCGATTTACCAAACCACGTCTTATGCCTTTGACAATACTCAACATGGGGCCGATCTCTTTGATTTAAAGGTTCAGGGCAATATCTATACCCGAATTATGAACCCGACCACTGCGGTTCTGGAACAACGTGTCGCAGCACTGGAAGGTGGAATTGGCGCGCTGGCTTTGGCCTCTGGCATGGCTGCGATTACTTATGCGATTCAGACCATTGCGGAAGCGGGTGACAACATTGCTTCTGTGTCAACGCTATATGGCGGTACCTATAACCTCTTTGCCCATACCCTACCAAAACAGGGCATTGAAGTCCGTTTCTTTGATTATGAAAAGCCGGAAAGTCTGCGTGACTTGATTGATGAAAAAACCAAACTGGTCTTTGTCGAATCGATTGGCAATCCACTGGGTAATATTATTGATCTGGAAGCCATTGCTAAAATTGCACATGAATATGGCGTACCGGTAATTGTCGACAATACTGTTGCCACCCCAGTACTTCAAAAATCTTTCGATTTCGGCGCAGATATTATCGTGCATTCTCTGACCAAATATATCGGCGGGCATGGCAATTCAATTGGCGGCATTATTGTGGATAGCGGTAAATTCCCGTGGGGTAAATACCCTGAACGTTTCCCTGCCCTGAATACGCCTGACCCAAGCTACCATGGCGTGAACTATGTCGAAGTTTTGGGAGAAGCAGCTTATATCGCCCGTGCGCGTGTAGTGCCACTGCGTAATACCGGCGCTGCGATCAGCCCGCAGAATGTGTTTCTGATTCTGCAAGGTCTGGAAACTTTAAGCTTGCGTATGGAACGTCATACCGAAAACGCACTGAAAGTCGCTGAATATCTGCAAAAACATCCTAAAGTGAAATGGGTTAATTACGCCGGCCTGAAAGATCACCCACAGCATGCCTTGGCACAGAAATATGTGAAAGGTAAACCGTCTGCCATTCTGACCTTTGGGGTAGAACATGGTCTCGAAGGCGGCACACGTTTTATTGATGCCCTGCAACTGTTTACACGTCTGGTCAATATCGGCGACGCTAAAAGTCTGGCCTGCCATCCGGCGACTACTACGCATCGTCAGCTCAATGCCGAAGAGTTAAAATCGGCAGGCGTCAGTGAGGATATGGTGCGTTTATCTATTGGGATTGAACATAGTGATGACCTGATTGCCGATCTGGAACAGGCGCTGGCGGCCGTTTAAAAAGTGCCCGAGCCGCTTCGAAACCTCATCATTTTGGTGAGGTTTTTTTATTTATTTTCTAAAACAGCCACTTGCTTTACTTTTTATTTTCATGTTAAAAGTTAAATGAAAGAGTGAACACAAATAGAGCAATTACTCTAATTTTTATTTTAATTTCAATACTTTAATTTATAGATTTTCCTGAAGAATTGGTTATCATATCTGGACTCACCTTCGCT from Acinetobacter lwoffii encodes the following:
- a CDS encoding sulfate ABC transporter substrate-binding protein, yielding MKIQLKSLFSAALLATGLGMTATASQAADRQFLNVSYDATREFYDEFNKSFGAYWKNRTGLDVNFKQSHGGSGKQARSVVDGLKGDVVTLALANDIEEIVKSGQIQPGWQKEFPHNSAPYTSTIVFMVRKGNPKGIKDWNDLTKPGVQIITPNPKTGGLPRWVYLSAWGYAEKQPGGNKAKAQDFVGKLYKNVKVMDSAARASMTTFAERGIGDVLLTWENEALVTQKTLGKNKFDIVYPSITILTEPSVAIVDRTVEKNGNKWLATGYINYLYSPLGQEMAAKHFYRPRNEKVLAKYSAQFPKIKTFTIDEVFGGWANAQKTHFVNGAIFDQIYNSKR
- the gltX gene encoding glutamate--tRNA ligase: MTVRTRIAPSPTGFPHVGTAYIALFNLCFAKQHGGEFILRIEDTDQLRSTPESEKMILDSLRWLGLNWSEGPDVGGPHAPYRQSERMDIYKNYALELVEKGHAFYCFATAEELDQMRAEQQARGESPRYDGRGLNLSEEEVERRLAAGEPHVIRMKVPTEGVCKFNDMLRGEVEIPWAQVDMQILLKTDGLPTYHLANVVDDHLMQITHVIRGEEWIPSAPKHQLLYQYFGWEMPILCHMPLLRNPDKSKLSKRKNPTSINYYRDIGVLPEALLNYLGRMGWSMPDESEKFTLAEMIEHFDIKRVSLGGPIFDVEKLNWLNGQWIKALSPAELLDTLLAWKADRAKLEEIAAAIQPRINLLSEAVNWSAHYFNHFPTLSKEQFESKKLSDEQVRQSLQFAIWRLESLFTWNNDTVSQTLMDLATQMEIKLRDFMPAFFIAIAGSTASTPVMQTMVTIGPDLTFARLRHALEIVGGPSKKELKVWEKLNESLKLPKNEAVDQA
- a CDS encoding sulfate ABC transporter substrate-binding protein, whose protein sequence is MKKIIASAILTILVGTAVQNSIAKDFLNVSYDPTREFYQEYNEEFGKFWKQKTGQTVNFKQSHGGSGKQARSVVDGLQADVVTLALANDIEEIVNAGLIAKGWQKEFPSNSAPYTSTIVFLVRKGNPKQIKDWNDLTKAGVDIITPNPKTGGAPRWIYLSAWGYALKQPGGNDAKARELVKKLYQNVKVLDSGARGSLTTFAERGIGDVLLSWENEALLATQGLGKDKYDIVYPSISILAEPSVAIVDKNVNKNGNTHLAKGYLNYLYSPKGQELAAKYFFRPRDAKVANKYSAQFPKIQTFTIDKVFGGWAKAQKTHFVNGAIYDQIYNEKR
- a CDS encoding membrane protein; translation: MQYRCPKCQSPKIMPVAQPGQAAPRPVVPKSLMFLVPALFLLLLLVIISIAMWIFGDGAGTTLQTATVIVFILSLIAGFMFYKDLPDFKISMQAFMQTQKKWKCRECNHEWEI
- the ettA gene encoding energy-dependent translational throttle protein EttA, producing the protein MAQYIYTMNRVSKMVPPKREILKDISLSFFPGAKIGVLGLNGAGKSTLLRIMAGVDKDFSGEARAQPGTKIGYLEQEPPLDETKDVRGNVEDGLREPLDALARLDEVFAEYAAEDADFDALAKEQEKLEAIIQTWDAHNLANQMDQAAAALNLPAWDADVSKLSGGERRRVALCRLLLSKPDMLLLDEPTNHLDASSVSWLERFLKDFPGTIVAITHDRYFLDNVAEWILELDRGMGIPYQGNYSSWLEQKNARLEQENKQEESFAKALKKELEWVRSNAKGQQKKNKARMERFEELNSREFQQRNETSEIYIPPGPRLGNKVVEVEGISKSFGDRLLYKDLTFTVPPAAIVGIVGENGAGKTTLFRMMTGEQQPDTGTVTLGESVKVAYVGQIRDTLDNNKTVWEEVSGGLDILKIGDYEIASRAYIGRFNFKGQDQQKRVGQLSGGERNRLQLAKILQMGANVILLDEPSNDLDIETLRALEDAILVFPGTVMVISHDRWFLDRIATHILSFEGETPEFFTGNYAEFEEYRRKRDGDDLVAKRQKYRKIGV
- a CDS encoding O-acetylhomoserine aminocarboxypropyltransferase/cysteine synthase family protein; the protein is MSYKAETLAIHAGYTPEATTKAVAVPIYQTTSYAFDNTQHGADLFDLKVQGNIYTRIMNPTTAVLEQRVAALEGGIGALALASGMAAITYAIQTIAEAGDNIASVSTLYGGTYNLFAHTLPKQGIEVRFFDYEKPESLRDLIDEKTKLVFVESIGNPLGNIIDLEAIAKIAHEYGVPVIVDNTVATPVLQKSFDFGADIIVHSLTKYIGGHGNSIGGIIVDSGKFPWGKYPERFPALNTPDPSYHGVNYVEVLGEAAYIARARVVPLRNTGAAISPQNVFLILQGLETLSLRMERHTENALKVAEYLQKHPKVKWVNYAGLKDHPQHALAQKYVKGKPSAILTFGVEHGLEGGTRFIDALQLFTRLVNIGDAKSLACHPATTTHRQLNAEELKSAGVSEDMVRLSIGIEHSDDLIADLEQALAAV